The genomic window AGGAAATCCATCAGTACCAACATATTGCATCTGTTTATTGTTTGAAGGAATTGCTTCATCCGTAATTGTAACTTTAATGATGATGCTGTATTGGAATAATAAATATGCTGCTGATTAATTAATCAGAATAAAAAACAACATTTTGGCACTCTAAAATTATAGAAATTCTTAATTCTATGATTTTAGAGTGTTTCTTTTTTGAAAAACAATTGAAAATCTTCATTTTTAACAGGCCAATAAATCTGTTATCATAATTTACTTACTTTTAATGCTCCAAAAAACAATTTATCCATGAGCATTACAAAACACAATTGGACAAAAGACCAAATAATTGCCATCTATAATAAACCATTGATGGACTTGCTTTACGAAGCTGCTACAATTCACAGACAGAAACACGACCCAAACGTTGTTCAAGTGTCTACTTTACTTTCTATAAAAACCGGCGGCTGTCCCGAAGATTGTGGCTATTGCCCGCAAGCTGCAAGATACAACACAGGAGTTGAAGGAAATGATTTAATGACTGTTAGTCAGGTAAAAGCGCAGGCATTAAGAGCCAAAGCAAGTGGATCTTCTCGTGTCTGCATGGGAGCTGCTTGGAGGAATGTGAAAGATGGCGAAGAATTTGATCAGGTTTTAGAAATGGTCCGTACGATCAATAAACTTGATATGGAAGTTTGCTGCACGTTAGGAATGCTTACAGAAAATCAGGCACAGCGTTTGGCTGAAGCAGGGCTCTACGCTTACAATCATAATTTAGATACTTCCGAAGAATATTATAAAGATGTGATTTCAACACGAGGTTTCGAAGATCGTTTACAAACTATAGAGAATGTCCGCAAAACAAATGTTACCGTTTGCAGCGGAGGAATTATCGGAATGGGAGAAAGTATTGAAGACCGAGCTGGAATGCTTGTAGCTCTTTCGACTTTAAATCCGCAGCCAGAATCTGTTCCAATTAATGCATTAGTTGCTGTTGAAGGAACTCCAATGGAGGATGAAAAACCAGTTGAAATTTGGGAAATGATTCGAATGGTCGCTACAACAAGAATCGTAATGCCCGAAACACAAGTACGTTTGTCTGCAGGAAGAACCAATATGTCACGCGAAGGTCAGGCAATGTGCTTTTTCGCAGGAGCGAACTCGATATTTGCCGGCGACAAATTACTTACAACCCCAAATCCTGATGTTCATGAAGATATGAAAATGTTTGAAATGTTAGGATTAATTCCGCAAAAGCCTTTTATAAAAGTTTCACAACCAGCAACTGTAGAGGCATCCGATTCTCAATTTAATTCTTTGGGAGAAAAACCTAAATGGTCACGGCCAGAACATAAAATAGAACGAAATATCGACGCTTCGATCAGATCAAAAAAATAATTAAAAGAGTTAATAAATTTCAATAAATATTATTAAATTGCTTATGCACAGAGTTATAAGCAATTTTTTTATTTATAAAAATGAAATTAAAAGAAATAGAAAGGGTTAAGAAAATCTCTAAAGATGATTTTATTTCCCAATATGTAAAAAAACAAATTCCAGTTGTTGTTGAAGAACTGACCGAAGACTGGCCGGCTTATCAAAAATGGAAATTATCCTATATTAATGATATAGCAGGAGATATCACCGTTCCTTTGTACGATGATCGACCTGTAAACCATGAAGAAGGATTTAATGAAGCTCACATGAAAATGAAAATGAGCGACTATATCAATCTTTTAGAATCAAAACCTACCAACTATCGCATTTTTCTTTATAATTTAATGAAAGATGTGCCAACGCTAAAAAATGACTTTTTATGGCCGGATATTGGTTTAAAATTGGTTAAACAACTACCAATGCTATTTTTTGGAGGAGAAAACGCAAGGGTTTTTATGCATTATGATATTGATTATTCAAATATTCTGCATTTTCATTTTCATGGAGAAAAGCAGTGCATGATTTTTCCGCCAGACCAGTCAAAATATATGTATAAAGTCCCGCATGCTTTGATTTCTAGAGAAGATATTGATTTTGATAATCCAGATTATGAAAAATTTCCGGCACTCAAAAATGCTGAAGGTTACATTACCAATCTTAAGCATGGCGAAATGCTTTATATGCCAGAAGGTTATTGGCATTATATGAAATATTTAACTCCTGGATTTTCTATGAGCCTTCGTGCATTTCCAAAAAATATAGCAAATTTATCCAAGGCTGCTTATAATGTTTTTATCATGCGTCATTTTGATATCATGATGCGAAAAATCAAAGGTCAAAAATGGATTGATTATAAAAATGAAAAGGCAATTATCAACACTAATGAAAATTTGAGGCGATCGGCTTAATTATAAAAAAAGCGGTTGAGAAATAAACTCAACCGCTTTTTTATTTAGTTAAAGATTACTTTTCTCGTGAATGTTTTTCCATTATCTAAAGTAATTTTTACGAGCAGCACCTGAGGCCCAGAACGGAGATTTGTAATAATCCATTCTTTACCATCAATTCCTTTTTTATGGTAAAGCAGCTTTCCTCCAACATCATAAACAGCTGTTTCCTGTAATTTTTCTTCATCTGCGGCGGCTTGCAGTTTTATACTTTTATCTTTAACCGAAACGTAAACATTTCGATCTGTACCTGTAAAATCATCATTACCTAAAGTGACAGAAGGATCTGTATAACGAATTACAAATCGTTGCTGAAAAACACCTTTTGTAGTTGTAAATTTATAGCCGCCTGATTTTAGATTATGCAGCGTTTTCGTTACATTATCCTGGAGATAAATTGCTTGATTATTTAAATTTCCATCGGTATGATCTATTGCAATGGTAAATTCACCTTCTAAAGCCGATCTATAACCTAACGGAATTGTATCTGATGCCGCAAAAGGTACTTCACGCCCTTGTATAACCAGTTTCTTCGCCTGATTTATACTGTAAAAATCAATATAAGGATGCGCATCCATGGTTACGGCATCATAATTATTGTCCCACAAATTCGTAGCTCCTGTAACATAT from Flavobacterium fluviale includes these protein-coding regions:
- the bioB gene encoding biotin synthase BioB; this encodes MSITKHNWTKDQIIAIYNKPLMDLLYEAATIHRQKHDPNVVQVSTLLSIKTGGCPEDCGYCPQAARYNTGVEGNDLMTVSQVKAQALRAKASGSSRVCMGAAWRNVKDGEEFDQVLEMVRTINKLDMEVCCTLGMLTENQAQRLAEAGLYAYNHNLDTSEEYYKDVISTRGFEDRLQTIENVRKTNVTVCSGGIIGMGESIEDRAGMLVALSTLNPQPESVPINALVAVEGTPMEDEKPVEIWEMIRMVATTRIVMPETQVRLSAGRTNMSREGQAMCFFAGANSIFAGDKLLTTPNPDVHEDMKMFEMLGLIPQKPFIKVSQPATVEASDSQFNSLGEKPKWSRPEHKIERNIDASIRSKK
- a CDS encoding cupin-like domain-containing protein, with product MKLKEIERVKKISKDDFISQYVKKQIPVVVEELTEDWPAYQKWKLSYINDIAGDITVPLYDDRPVNHEEGFNEAHMKMKMSDYINLLESKPTNYRIFLYNLMKDVPTLKNDFLWPDIGLKLVKQLPMLFFGGENARVFMHYDIDYSNILHFHFHGEKQCMIFPPDQSKYMYKVPHALISREDIDFDNPDYEKFPALKNAEGYITNLKHGEMLYMPEGYWHYMKYLTPGFSMSLRAFPKNIANLSKAAYNVFIMRHFDIMMRKIKGQKWIDYKNEKAIINTNENLRRSA